The following coding sequences are from one Formosa haliotis window:
- a CDS encoding fructose bisphosphate aldolase — MYTFQEQLESIRDGKGFIAALDQSGGSTPKALLGYGIDENQYKDETEMYQLIHDMRTRVITNENFTNDKILGVILFEKTMKGLIGEQPVPSYLLDKHIVPFLKVDKGLEDLEHGVKLMKPIPNLESRLLEAKKLGVFGTKMRSVIYENDTTGISDIVKQQFAFGLDILACGLIPILEPEVDIHAKSKTEIEAVLKKNILKELDNLPKDAMIILKLTLPTVSNFYQDLVNHSKVVRVFALSGGYDIETANTLLAKNKGVIASFSRALLNDLKIQQSEEEFSSALNSAISSIYEASIT, encoded by the coding sequence ATGTACACGTTTCAAGAACAATTAGAAAGCATCAGAGATGGCAAAGGATTTATTGCAGCTCTAGATCAGAGTGGAGGAAGTACGCCAAAGGCACTTTTGGGCTATGGTATTGATGAAAATCAATATAAGGATGAAACAGAAATGTATCAGTTAATTCACGATATGCGTACTCGAGTAATTACCAATGAAAATTTTACAAACGATAAAATTTTAGGGGTTATACTTTTTGAAAAAACCATGAAAGGTTTAATAGGCGAACAACCCGTTCCGTCTTATCTTTTAGACAAGCATATTGTTCCTTTTTTAAAAGTAGATAAAGGACTAGAAGACTTAGAACATGGCGTGAAACTAATGAAACCGATTCCTAATCTTGAAAGTAGATTGTTAGAGGCTAAAAAACTAGGTGTATTTGGTACTAAAATGCGCTCTGTAATTTATGAAAATGATACTACAGGAATCTCAGATATTGTAAAGCAACAATTTGCTTTTGGCTTAGATATTTTGGCCTGCGGATTAATTCCGATTTTAGAGCCAGAAGTAGATATTCATGCTAAAAGTAAAACCGAAATTGAAGCCGTTTTAAAGAAAAACATCTTAAAAGAATTAGATAATTTGCCAAAGGACGCCATGATTATTTTGAAACTCACGTTGCCTACGGTTTCTAATTTTTACCAAGACTTGGTAAATCATTCTAAAGTTGTTCGAGTATTTGCCTTGTCTGGAGGTTACGATATAGAAACAGCCAATACGCTATTAGCCAAAAATAAAGGGGTCATTGCAAGTTTTTCTAGAGCCTTACTAAACGATTTAAAAATACAACAAAGCGAAGAGGAGTTTTCTTCAGCCCTAAATTCAGCAATCAGTAGTATTTACGAAGCATCTATTACTTAA
- a CDS encoding EcsC family protein, with protein sequence METSLSDLHIQELTTAVELLENPSIAAKITNVIGMPIEKAIDYLPDNWQENISKITEKSLTKATEAAIWSLDDLVTDKPSNLLHKFGVAVTGGVGGFFGLAGLAVELPLSTTIMLRSIADIARSQGESLSDYGTKLACMEVFALGGESKSDDDAESGYFIVRAAMANSISEATQFVATKKISEEGAPALVRFIVNVASRFNILVTEKAAAQAIPALGAVGGGIINTLFMDHFQDVAKGHFIIRKLERLYGPELIKTWYLSILDLRNED encoded by the coding sequence ATGGAAACATCCTTAAGCGATTTACATATACAAGAATTAACTACGGCAGTAGAATTGCTTGAAAACCCCAGTATAGCTGCCAAAATAACTAATGTAATAGGCATGCCCATTGAGAAAGCTATTGATTATCTTCCTGATAATTGGCAAGAAAATATAAGTAAAATCACCGAAAAATCTTTAACAAAAGCAACAGAAGCAGCCATTTGGTCTTTAGACGATTTGGTTACAGATAAACCATCTAACCTTTTACATAAATTTGGAGTAGCTGTAACTGGTGGTGTTGGGGGATTTTTTGGATTGGCCGGACTTGCGGTAGAATTACCATTATCTACTACTATTATGCTACGCTCTATTGCCGATATAGCAAGGTCTCAAGGCGAATCTTTAAGTGACTATGGCACCAAGTTAGCTTGTATGGAAGTTTTTGCTTTAGGTGGCGAAAGTAAATCTGATGATGATGCTGAAAGCGGATATTTTATTGTGAGAGCCGCTATGGCCAATTCTATTTCTGAAGCGACCCAATTTGTAGCCACTAAAAAAATATCTGAAGAAGGTGCGCCTGCATTAGTACGTTTTATTGTAAACGTCGCTTCTCGTTTTAATATATTGGTTACAGAAAAAGCTGCGGCACAAGCGATTCCGGCACTAGGAGCCGTTGGAGGCGGAATTATTAACACGCTTTTTATGGATCATTTTCAGGATGTGGCTAAAGGCCATTTTATAATACGAAAACTAGAGCGTTTATATGGTCCGGAACTTATTAAAACCTGGTATTTATCGATCTTAGATTTAAGAAACGAAGATTAA
- a CDS encoding bile acid:sodium symporter family protein, which translates to MKFKIDRFVLAIIATITFAYFFPQWGIEGSGFPISIVSSIGFFLIFFFYGLKLSPQQIKSGLYNWKLHILVQCSTFLLFPLLVLLFYPFVHTEEQQNFWMAFLFMAALPSTVSSSVVMVSVARGNVPAAIFNASISGIIGILITPLWVGLFMEQTGAEFDYSSIYLNLILGIILPVVLGVSLQKFGHELALKYSKQLSTFDKSVILLVIYKSFSESFYNNVFSSVSILDLTLVFGLVIALLFTVYTIIGFIATRFKFNTEDRITAQFCGTKKSLVHGTIFYKILFKNTSASSLILLPLMIFHAVQIFIISIIASKLAKREV; encoded by the coding sequence ATGAAGTTTAAAATAGATCGCTTTGTACTAGCGATTATTGCAACAATAACATTTGCATATTTCTTTCCACAGTGGGGAATAGAGGGTAGTGGTTTTCCTATTTCAATAGTAAGTTCTATTGGTTTTTTCTTGATTTTCTTTTTTTACGGATTAAAATTAAGTCCGCAACAAATTAAATCAGGACTGTATAACTGGAAACTTCATATTCTAGTACAATGCTCTACCTTTCTATTATTTCCGTTATTGGTGTTATTATTTTACCCCTTTGTACATACCGAAGAACAACAAAATTTTTGGATGGCTTTTTTGTTTATGGCAGCACTTCCGTCTACGGTATCTTCATCGGTCGTGATGGTCTCTGTTGCTCGCGGAAATGTACCGGCGGCTATCTTTAACGCCAGTATTTCGGGTATTATAGGTATACTTATTACTCCGCTTTGGGTGGGGTTATTTATGGAGCAAACAGGAGCAGAATTCGATTATTCTTCCATCTATCTCAACCTAATATTGGGTATAATTTTACCCGTTGTTTTGGGTGTTTCCCTTCAGAAATTTGGTCACGAATTGGCCTTAAAATACAGCAAGCAGCTTAGTACATTCGACAAGTCTGTAATTTTGCTTGTAATTTATAAGAGTTTTTCAGAATCGTTTTATAACAATGTCTTTAGTTCGGTTAGTATATTAGATTTAACTTTAGTATTTGGTCTTGTTATTGCGCTTCTTTTTACAGTATATACTATTATTGGGTTTATAGCAACTAGGTTTAAGTTTAATACCGAGGATAGGATTACTGCGCAGTTTTGTGGGACAAAAAAATCGTTAGTCCACGGAACGATATTTTATAAAATATTATTTAAGAATACTTCTGCGTCAAGTCTTATTTTGCTGCCTCTTATGATTTTTCACGCTGTTCAAATCTTTATTATTAGTATTATCGCTTCTAAATTGGCAAAACGAGAGGTTTAA